A DNA window from Streptomyces sp. B21-083 contains the following coding sequences:
- a CDS encoding AAA family ATPase, whose product MDFGTQGPEAPADLAWLRGVDAYTMGAYPQAEEEFRTAVRIDPGMADGWLGLHALRVDTTTALLRMFRHRERFGEQRARHRRTLNSWYWLGWWVQPVLESPRDLLLAHASHWLDGRHVPELDRALAGLPPVDTDPQVRFLHACRAYLVKDWEQLVRHTDPLINDAMLGIEAGLFGGMARVRLEMYGQAEPLLSAALMRCRSEQPQRKELRYWLARAHEGTGRSAAALPLYRAVHRVDAAFMDTSARLAAISEGDGYDEAVDLAGITLTGIGQELLESPDGIDPLFGGEGRDLKLSEPELPPPGGPLPSATDPVREKAAVPVQPLPTGPTDPALLDEALAQLECMVGLEPVKRQVKALSAQLNMARLRAGQGLPVQPPKRHFVFSGPSGTGKTTVARILGRVFYALGLLGGDHLVEAQRADLVGEYLGQTAVKANELIDSAIGGVLFVDEAYSLSNSGYGKGDAYGDEALQVLLKRAEDNRDHLVVILAGYPEGMDRLLAANPGLSSRFTTRVDFPSYRPLELTSIGEVLASENGDVWDEEALDELRSIAGHVVDQGWIDELGNGRFLRTLYEKSCAYRDLRLSVYPGTLTRDDLSTLRLPDLMQAYGEVLSGRGPQDPSAL is encoded by the coding sequence ATGGACTTCGGCACGCAGGGCCCCGAGGCCCCGGCCGACCTCGCCTGGCTGCGAGGTGTGGACGCCTACACGATGGGCGCCTACCCGCAGGCGGAGGAGGAGTTCCGCACCGCGGTGCGGATCGATCCCGGGATGGCCGACGGCTGGCTCGGACTGCACGCGCTGCGCGTCGACACGACGACCGCGCTGCTACGGATGTTCCGGCACCGGGAGCGCTTCGGGGAGCAGCGCGCCCGCCATCGCCGGACCCTCAACTCCTGGTACTGGCTGGGCTGGTGGGTGCAGCCCGTGCTCGAAAGCCCGCGCGATCTGCTCCTCGCGCACGCCTCGCACTGGCTGGACGGCCGCCATGTGCCGGAGCTGGACCGGGCGTTGGCGGGTCTGCCGCCGGTGGACACCGACCCGCAGGTCCGTTTCCTGCACGCGTGTCGCGCCTATCTCGTCAAGGACTGGGAGCAACTGGTCCGGCACACCGACCCGTTGATCAACGACGCGATGCTGGGCATCGAGGCGGGCCTGTTCGGCGGCATGGCCCGGGTGCGCCTGGAGATGTACGGGCAGGCGGAACCGCTGCTCTCGGCGGCCCTGATGCGCTGCCGCAGCGAGCAGCCGCAGCGCAAGGAGCTGCGGTACTGGCTGGCGCGGGCCCACGAGGGCACGGGCCGCTCGGCGGCGGCCCTCCCTCTGTACCGGGCCGTGCACCGCGTGGACGCCGCCTTCATGGACACCTCGGCGCGGCTCGCGGCGATCTCCGAGGGCGACGGGTACGACGAGGCGGTCGACCTCGCGGGGATCACGCTCACCGGGATCGGTCAGGAACTGCTGGAGAGCCCGGACGGCATCGATCCCCTGTTCGGCGGCGAGGGGCGCGACCTGAAGCTCTCGGAGCCCGAACTCCCACCGCCAGGCGGCCCGTTGCCGTCCGCGACCGACCCGGTGCGCGAGAAGGCCGCCGTCCCGGTGCAGCCGCTGCCGACCGGCCCGACGGACCCCGCCCTCCTCGATGAGGCGCTGGCCCAGCTGGAGTGCATGGTGGGCCTGGAACCGGTGAAGCGGCAGGTGAAGGCGCTCTCCGCCCAGTTGAACATGGCACGGCTGCGGGCGGGGCAGGGACTGCCGGTACAGCCGCCGAAGCGGCACTTCGTCTTCTCGGGACCCTCCGGCACCGGCAAGACGACAGTGGCGCGCATCCTCGGCCGGGTGTTCTACGCGCTGGGGCTGCTCGGCGGCGACCATCTGGTGGAGGCGCAGCGGGCCGACCTGGTCGGCGAGTATCTCGGCCAGACCGCGGTGAAGGCCAACGAGCTGATCGACTCCGCGATCGGGGGCGTCCTCTTCGTCGACGAGGCGTACTCGCTCTCCAACTCCGGGTACGGCAAGGGCGACGCGTACGGCGACGAGGCCCTGCAGGTGCTGCTGAAACGGGCCGAGGACAACCGGGACCACCTGGTGGTGATCCTGGCCGGCTATCCGGAGGGCATGGACCGGCTGCTGGCCGCCAACCCCGGGCTGTCGTCCCGCTTCACGACCCGCGTCGACTTCCCCTCATACCGTCCGCTCGAACTCACCTCCATCGGCGAGGTGCTGGCCTCCGAGAACGGCGATGTGTGGGACGAGGAGGCGCTGGACGAGCTGCGCTCGATCGCCGGACATGTGGTCGACCAGGGATGGATCGACGAGCTGGGCAACGGGCGGTTCCTGCGGACCTTGTACGAGAAGAGCTGTGCGTACCGGGATCTGCGGCTGTCGGTGTATCCGGGGACACTCACCCGGGACGACTTGTCGACTCTGCGACTGCCGGACCTCATGCAGGCGTACGGGGAGGTCCTGTCGGGACGGGGACCGCAGGATCCGTCGGCCCTCTGA
- a CDS encoding uridine kinase family protein, producing MSESHRPQGTAIHDLARTLRRLPPSCGPVRLIAVDGHAGSGKTTFTGRLAAALGGAPVLHLDDIATHDELFEWTSRLVGQVIEPLRRGESASYTPYDWTSRRFGPPLTLRAAPVVLVEGVGAGRRAVRPFLARLLWMELAGEDAWARGRARDGAEQSEFWAEWVGAERRHFAADPSRPFADLLVRQCGEGYEMLPGPAGAVGSDQDLTHRDGPSAMC from the coding sequence ATGTCCGAATCTCATCGCCCCCAGGGGACCGCCATCCACGACCTCGCCCGCACCCTGCGCCGACTGCCGCCCTCCTGCGGCCCGGTCCGGCTGATCGCCGTCGACGGCCACGCGGGCTCCGGGAAGACCACGTTCACCGGACGGCTGGCCGCCGCTCTCGGTGGGGCACCCGTGCTGCACCTCGACGACATCGCCACCCACGACGAGCTGTTCGAGTGGACGAGTCGCCTGGTCGGCCAGGTGATCGAGCCACTGCGACGGGGCGAGAGCGCGTCCTACACCCCCTACGACTGGACGTCCCGGCGCTTCGGGCCACCACTGACGCTGCGAGCCGCGCCCGTGGTGCTGGTGGAGGGGGTCGGGGCCGGCCGGCGGGCGGTACGGCCGTTCCTGGCGCGACTGCTGTGGATGGAGCTGGCGGGCGAGGACGCCTGGGCACGCGGGCGGGCGCGGGACGGGGCGGAACAGAGCGAGTTCTGGGCCGAGTGGGTCGGCGCGGAACGGCGGCACTTCGCCGCGGACCCCTCACGTCCGTTCGCCGACCTGTTGGTACGGCAGTGCGGCGAGGGGTACGAGATGCTCCCGGGACCTGCCGGGGCCGTTGGATCAGACCAGGATCTCACTCACCGTGACGGGCCATCCGCAATGTGCTGA
- a CDS encoding SCO1431 family membrane protein: MTATTAAAPARARTGGPREDGPKIFEHVMGWTFVVVLAMLVAQLGLI, encoded by the coding sequence ATGACCGCGACCACTGCCGCAGCCCCCGCCCGCGCCCGTACCGGCGGTCCCCGAGAAGACGGCCCGAAGATCTTCGAGCACGTCATGGGCTGGACGTTTGTGGTCGTGCTCGCCATGCTCGTCGCCCAGCTCGGCCTGATCTGA
- a CDS encoding polyprenol monophosphomannose synthase, whose translation MNDGDGTLAAEAQERRFGPLGTALVIIPTYNEAENIKKIVGRVREAVPDAHVLVADDNSPDGTGKLADELAAGDDQVQVLHRKGKEGLGAAYLAGFHWGMDNGYGVLIEMDADGSHQPEELPRLLTALKGADLVLGSRWVPGGRVVNWPRSREFISRGGSLYSRVLLDVPIRDVTGGYRAFRRETLEGLGLDEVASQGYCFQVDLARRAIRAGYHVVEVPITFVEREFGDSKMSRDILVEALWRVTTWGVGERVNRVRGRTWKP comes from the coding sequence GTGAACGACGGCGACGGGACTCTCGCGGCAGAGGCCCAGGAGCGGCGGTTCGGCCCGCTCGGCACGGCTTTGGTGATCATTCCGACCTACAACGAGGCGGAGAACATCAAGAAGATCGTCGGCCGGGTGCGCGAGGCTGTCCCTGACGCGCACGTCCTCGTGGCGGACGACAACAGCCCCGACGGCACCGGCAAGCTCGCCGACGAACTGGCCGCCGGTGACGACCAGGTCCAGGTGCTGCACCGCAAGGGCAAGGAAGGCCTCGGTGCCGCCTACCTCGCGGGCTTTCACTGGGGCATGGACAACGGCTACGGCGTCCTGATCGAGATGGACGCCGACGGCTCCCACCAGCCTGAGGAGCTGCCCCGCCTGCTGACCGCCCTGAAGGGCGCCGACCTGGTCCTCGGGTCCCGCTGGGTGCCCGGTGGCCGGGTGGTCAACTGGCCCAGGTCCCGCGAGTTCATCTCCCGCGGCGGCAGCCTCTACTCCCGGGTCCTGCTCGACGTGCCCATCCGGGACGTCACCGGCGGCTACCGCGCCTTCCGCCGCGAGACCCTCGAAGGCCTGGGCCTCGACGAGGTCGCCTCGCAGGGCTACTGCTTCCAGGTCGACCTGGCCCGGCGCGCGATCAGAGCCGGTTACCACGTGGTCGAGGTACCCATCACCTTCGTCGAGCGCGAGTTCGGCGACTCCAAGATGAGCCGCGACATCCTGGTCGAGGCCCTGTGGCGGGTCACGACCTGGGGCGTGGGCGAGCGAGTGAACCGGGTCCGGGGCAGGACCTGGAAGCCGTAG
- a CDS encoding Lrp/AsnC family transcriptional regulator — MEELDRQIVQLLVKDGRMSYTDLGKATGLSTSAVHQRVRRLEQRGVVRGYAAVVDPEAVGLPLTAFISVKPFDPSAPDDIAERLRDVPEIEACHSVAGEENYILKVRVATPHELEELLARVRTLAGVSTRTTVVLSTPYEARPPKI, encoded by the coding sequence ATGGAGGAGCTGGACCGACAGATCGTGCAGCTGCTCGTCAAGGACGGGCGGATGAGTTACACCGACCTGGGCAAGGCCACGGGCCTGTCCACGTCTGCCGTGCACCAGCGAGTGCGCCGGCTGGAACAGCGAGGCGTCGTCCGCGGCTATGCCGCGGTCGTCGATCCGGAGGCGGTGGGGCTGCCCCTGACGGCCTTCATCTCGGTGAAACCCTTCGATCCCAGCGCCCCGGACGACATCGCGGAACGACTCCGGGACGTCCCCGAGATCGAGGCGTGCCACAGCGTGGCGGGCGAGGAGAACTACATCCTGAAGGTCCGCGTCGCCACTCCCCACGAGCTGGAGGAGCTGCTGGCGAGGGTGCGCACCCTCGCGGGCGTCTCGACCCGTACGACGGTGGTCCTGTCCACGCCGTACGAGGCCCGCCCGCCGAAGATCTGA
- a CDS encoding acyl-CoA dehydrogenase family protein, with the protein MPDHAPQPVDRQLPTDEARDLISLVRDITGREIVPKAAEEEEAGRFPREVFALLSESGLLGLPYASEHGGGDQPYEVYLQVVEELAAARLTVGLGVSVHTLSCHALANYGTKEQQAEHLPAMLGGGLLGAYCLSEPASGSDAASLRTKAVREGEDWLLTGTKAWITHGGVADFYTVMARTGEEGPRGITAFLAPADAEGLSAAAPERKMGLKGSPTAQINFDGVRLDGSRRVGEEGQGFAIALAALDSGRLGIAACAIGLAQAALDEAVAYATGRRQFGRPISDFQGLRFLLADMATQIEAGRALYLAAARLRDTGRPFAKQAAMAKLLCTDAAMKVTTDAVQVLGGYGYTADFPVERYMREAKVLQIVEGTNQIQRMVIARHVAGPETR; encoded by the coding sequence ATGCCCGACCACGCCCCGCAGCCGGTGGACCGTCAACTGCCCACGGACGAGGCCCGGGACCTGATCTCGCTCGTCCGTGACATCACCGGGCGCGAGATCGTCCCGAAGGCCGCCGAGGAGGAGGAAGCCGGTCGCTTCCCGCGTGAAGTCTTCGCCCTGCTCTCGGAGTCGGGGCTGCTCGGCCTCCCGTACGCCTCCGAACACGGCGGTGGCGACCAGCCCTACGAGGTCTACCTCCAGGTCGTCGAAGAGCTCGCTGCGGCCCGCCTCACCGTCGGGCTCGGAGTCAGCGTGCACACGCTGTCCTGCCACGCCCTCGCGAACTACGGCACCAAGGAACAACAGGCCGAGCACCTGCCCGCGATGCTCGGCGGCGGCCTCCTCGGCGCGTACTGCCTCTCCGAGCCCGCGTCCGGCTCCGATGCCGCCTCCCTGCGCACGAAGGCGGTCCGGGAGGGCGAGGACTGGCTTCTCACCGGTACCAAGGCCTGGATCACACACGGCGGCGTCGCCGACTTCTACACGGTCATGGCGCGCACCGGCGAGGAGGGCCCGCGGGGAATCACCGCGTTCCTGGCCCCCGCAGACGCGGAGGGGCTGAGCGCCGCCGCGCCGGAACGGAAGATGGGCCTCAAGGGCTCGCCCACCGCGCAGATCAACTTCGACGGAGTCCGGCTCGACGGAAGCCGGCGCGTCGGTGAGGAGGGACAGGGCTTCGCGATCGCCCTGGCCGCGCTCGACTCCGGGCGCCTCGGCATCGCGGCCTGCGCGATCGGCCTGGCCCAGGCGGCACTTGACGAGGCGGTGGCCTACGCGACCGGGCGTCGGCAGTTCGGGCGGCCGATCTCCGACTTCCAGGGACTGCGCTTCTTGCTCGCCGACATGGCCACCCAGATCGAGGCGGGCAGGGCGCTGTACCTCGCGGCGGCACGGCTGCGCGACACCGGCCGGCCGTTCGCCAAGCAGGCCGCGATGGCCAAACTCCTGTGCACCGACGCCGCGATGAAGGTCACGACGGACGCCGTCCAGGTGCTCGGCGGCTACGGCTACACCGCGGACTTCCCGGTCGAGCGCTATATGCGCGAGGCCAAGGTCCTGCAGATCGTCGAGGGCACCAACCAGATCCAGCGGATGGTCATCGCCCGTCATGTGGCGGGCCCGGAGACACGCTGA
- a CDS encoding peptidase C39 family protein, with amino-acid sequence MSRAEEPSRRTVLAAAVAAAVAGSAGPAAADTPDATGRRIEADSARTVDNRAWTSYADWCAGGATKGARAVDGARPGVAIGAPVGTVDYTDPHTGTTAAWEYATWTSLVHRLTVPATEVIASWNARTPAGTWIQVELAGTYSDGTATPWYVMGRWASGDQDIRRTSVDDQTDGRSTVWTDTFAIDDPVSGLRLVSYRLRLTLYRKPGSTVTPTVWRLGAMGSDVPDRFTVPASAPGPARELIVPRYSQEIHSGQYPEYDNGGEAWCSPTSSQMIIEYWGRKPTAAQLAWVDPAYADPQVCHAARFTYDFQYAGCGNWPFNAAYAATYKDLQGVVTRLGSLTDLQTLIAAGVPAITSQSFLKTELTGAGYGTPGHLMTVIGFTADGDVIAGDPFSATDQAVRRVYARREFENIWLRTKRYNASGKVVSGTGGVCYLYFPARPNAAQLAALAAVGVR; translated from the coding sequence ATGAGCAGAGCCGAAGAGCCGTCCCGCAGAACCGTCCTCGCCGCGGCGGTCGCCGCCGCCGTCGCGGGCAGCGCCGGTCCGGCTGCGGCCGACACCCCTGACGCGACCGGCCGCAGGATCGAGGCCGACTCCGCCCGCACCGTCGACAACCGCGCCTGGACCTCGTACGCGGACTGGTGCGCCGGCGGTGCGACCAAGGGGGCCCGGGCCGTGGACGGCGCGCGGCCCGGGGTCGCGATCGGCGCTCCGGTCGGCACGGTCGACTACACCGATCCGCACACCGGTACGACGGCGGCCTGGGAGTACGCGACCTGGACGTCCCTCGTGCACCGGCTCACCGTGCCCGCCACGGAGGTCATCGCGTCCTGGAACGCGCGTACCCCGGCCGGGACCTGGATCCAGGTCGAGCTGGCCGGGACGTACTCCGACGGCACCGCCACCCCCTGGTACGTGATGGGCCGCTGGGCCTCCGGCGACCAGGACATCAGGCGGACCTCCGTCGACGACCAGACCGACGGCAGGAGCACGGTCTGGACCGACACGTTCGCCATCGACGACCCCGTTTCGGGCCTGCGGCTGGTCTCGTACCGGCTGCGGCTCACTCTGTACCGCAAACCCGGCAGCACCGTCACACCCACGGTCTGGCGGCTGGGCGCGATGGGCTCCGACGTCCCGGACCGCTTCACGGTCCCCGCCTCTGCGCCCGGCCCGGCCAGGGAACTGATCGTCCCGCGCTACTCGCAGGAGATCCACAGCGGCCAGTACCCCGAGTACGACAACGGCGGCGAGGCCTGGTGCAGCCCCACCTCCTCGCAGATGATCATCGAGTACTGGGGCCGTAAGCCCACGGCGGCACAACTGGCCTGGGTCGACCCGGCCTACGCCGACCCGCAGGTGTGCCACGCGGCCCGCTTCACCTACGACTTCCAGTACGCGGGCTGCGGCAACTGGCCCTTCAACGCGGCCTACGCGGCGACCTACAAGGACCTCCAGGGCGTGGTCACCCGGCTCGGCTCGCTCACCGACCTGCAGACGTTGATCGCGGCCGGCGTCCCGGCCATAACGTCCCAGTCGTTCCTCAAGACCGAGCTGACGGGGGCGGGTTACGGCACCCCCGGCCATCTGATGACCGTGATCGGCTTCACCGCCGACGGCGATGTGATCGCGGGCGATCCGTTCTCGGCGACCGACCAGGCCGTGCGCCGGGTCTACGCCCGGCGCGAGTTCGAGAACATCTGGCTGCGGACGAAGCGGTACAACGCCAGTGGCAAGGTCGTGTCCGGCACCGGCGGCGTCTGCTACCTGTACTTCCCGGCGCGGCCGAACGCCGCCCAGCTCGCCGCGCTCGCGGCGGTGGGCGTGCGCTGA
- a CDS encoding amidohydrolase, protein MSERPVPPDTVLLRGGEVHSPADPFATAMLVERGHVAWVGSEGAADAVAGAADEVIDLDGALVTPAFTDAHVHTTATGLALTGLDLSEAPSLDAALTLVRAFAAGRPADRVLLGHGWDAARWPGGRPPTRAELDEATGGRPLYLSRIDVHSAVVTTALLDLVRGDTGRSDAPLTGDAHHTVRAAALGAVTPAQRTEAQRAALARAASLGIGSVHECAGPEISSEDDFTGLLRLAAEEIGPRVVGYWAQQGEEGVERARALGAVGAAGDLFVDGALGSHTACLHEPYSDEAGRTGTAYLDTAAVAAHVVACSEAGLQAGFHAIGDAAVTSVVEGVRAAAEKVGLARVRAARHRVEHAEMLTPETIAAFAELGLTASVQPAFDALWGGEEGMYAQRLGADRARALNPFAALLKAGVPLALGSDSPVTPLGPWGTVRAAAFHRTPEHRISVRAAFTAHTRGGWRAVGRDDAGVLVPGAPADYALWRADALVVQAPDDRVARWSTDPRSGTPGLPDLTPGTDLPVCLRTVVGGRTVFVRPGE, encoded by the coding sequence ATGAGTGAACGCCCGGTACCCCCCGACACCGTCCTCCTGCGAGGCGGCGAAGTCCACAGCCCCGCCGACCCCTTCGCGACCGCGATGCTCGTCGAGCGCGGCCATGTCGCCTGGGTCGGCTCGGAAGGTGCCGCAGACGCCGTCGCGGGCGCCGCGGACGAGGTGATCGACCTCGACGGCGCCCTCGTCACCCCGGCGTTCACCGACGCACATGTGCACACCACCGCCACCGGACTCGCGCTCACCGGCCTCGACCTGTCCGAGGCACCCTCGCTGGACGCGGCCCTCACCCTCGTGCGCGCGTTCGCTGCCGGCCGCCCCGCCGACCGGGTGCTCCTCGGTCACGGCTGGGACGCCGCCCGCTGGCCCGGTGGCCGCCCGCCGACCCGCGCCGAACTGGACGAGGCCACCGGCGGACGCCCGCTGTACCTCAGTCGCATCGACGTCCACTCGGCGGTCGTGACGACGGCACTGCTCGACCTGGTACGGGGCGACACCGGCCGCTCCGACGCCCCGCTGACCGGCGACGCCCACCACACCGTCCGGGCCGCCGCCCTGGGCGCGGTCACCCCGGCACAGCGCACCGAGGCCCAGCGGGCCGCCCTCGCGCGCGCCGCCTCGCTCGGCATCGGCTCCGTACACGAGTGCGCGGGGCCGGAGATCTCCTCGGAGGACGACTTCACCGGGCTGCTGCGTCTCGCCGCCGAGGAGATCGGCCCCCGGGTGGTCGGCTACTGGGCTCAGCAGGGCGAAGAGGGGGTCGAGAGGGCCCGCGCCCTGGGCGCGGTCGGCGCCGCAGGTGATCTGTTCGTCGACGGCGCCCTCGGCTCGCACACCGCCTGTCTGCACGAGCCGTACAGCGACGAGGCGGGCCGTACGGGCACCGCCTACCTGGACACCGCGGCCGTCGCCGCCCATGTCGTCGCCTGCAGCGAAGCCGGCCTCCAGGCGGGCTTCCACGCCATCGGGGACGCCGCCGTGACCTCCGTGGTCGAGGGTGTGCGCGCCGCCGCCGAGAAGGTCGGCCTGGCCCGTGTCCGCGCAGCCCGCCACCGCGTCGAACACGCCGAGATGCTCACCCCCGAGACCATCGCCGCCTTCGCCGAGCTGGGTCTCACCGCGTCCGTGCAGCCTGCCTTCGACGCCCTGTGGGGCGGCGAGGAGGGTATGTACGCCCAACGCCTGGGCGCGGACCGCGCTCGGGCCCTGAATCCCTTCGCGGCCCTCCTGAAGGCCGGCGTCCCGCTCGCGCTGGGCTCGGACAGCCCCGTCACCCCGCTCGGCCCCTGGGGTACGGTCCGCGCCGCCGCCTTCCACCGCACCCCGGAGCACCGCATCTCGGTCCGCGCGGCCTTCACGGCCCATACCCGCGGCGGCTGGCGTGCCGTCGGGCGCGACGACGCCGGCGTCCTGGTGCCGGGCGCGCCCGCGGACTACGCCCTCTGGCGCGCCGACGCCCTCGTGGTCCAAGCCCCCGACGACAGGGTCGCCCGCTGGTCCACCGACCCCCGCTCCGGTACCCCGGGCCTGCCCGATCTCACCCCGGGCACCGACCTCCCGGTCTGTCTGCGCACAGTGGTGGGCGGACGGACCGTGTTCGTACGGCCGGGCGAGTGA
- a CDS encoding glycoside hydrolase family 18 protein has protein sequence MHRPHLPRVRFKALVSAACCAVLGAGLLAGAGTATAAPTASKAAVKPVPRAAGSKVVGYFTDWGTYDRKYYVKNIETSGSAARLTHIDYAFGNVTGGKCAMGDADAATGRAYTAAESVDGVADTASQPLRGNFNQLRELKKKHPKLKVLWSFGGWTWSSGFGEAAQNPAAFAKSCYDLVENSRWADVFDGIDIDWEYPNACGNTCDTSGRAAFKNVMAALRAKFGSGNLVTAAITADATAGGKIDAADYGGAARYVDWYNPMTYDYFGAWAATGPTAPHSALNSYSGIPQAGYYTSATIAKLRSLGVPASKLLLGIGFYGRGWTGVTQSAPGGTATGPAAGTYEAGFEDYKVLKAKCPATGTVGGTAYAKCGSDWWSYDTPATIGTKMAYKNQQGLGGTFFWELSGDTSNGELIRAIK, from the coding sequence ATGCACCGACCGCATCTCCCCCGCGTCCGCTTCAAGGCGCTTGTGTCCGCCGCCTGTTGTGCCGTTCTCGGCGCCGGTCTGCTGGCCGGCGCGGGCACCGCGACCGCCGCCCCGACAGCCTCGAAAGCCGCCGTGAAGCCCGTCCCGAGGGCCGCCGGCTCCAAGGTCGTCGGTTACTTCACCGACTGGGGCACCTACGACCGCAAGTACTACGTCAAGAACATCGAGACCTCCGGGTCGGCCGCCCGGCTGACCCACATCGACTACGCCTTCGGCAACGTCACGGGCGGCAAGTGCGCGATGGGCGACGCCGACGCGGCGACCGGCCGCGCGTACACGGCCGCCGAGTCGGTGGACGGGGTCGCCGACACCGCGAGCCAGCCGCTGCGGGGCAACTTCAACCAGTTGCGCGAGCTGAAGAAGAAGCACCCGAAGCTCAAGGTCCTCTGGTCGTTCGGCGGTTGGACCTGGTCGAGCGGTTTCGGCGAGGCCGCGCAGAACCCGGCCGCGTTCGCCAAGTCCTGCTACGACCTGGTGGAGAACTCCCGGTGGGCCGACGTGTTCGACGGCATCGACATCGACTGGGAGTACCCCAACGCCTGCGGCAACACCTGTGACACCAGCGGCAGGGCGGCCTTCAAGAACGTGATGGCGGCGCTGCGCGCGAAGTTCGGCTCCGGCAACCTGGTCACGGCGGCGATCACCGCCGACGCCACCGCGGGCGGCAAGATCGACGCGGCCGACTACGGGGGCGCGGCCAGGTACGTCGACTGGTACAACCCGATGACGTACGACTACTTCGGCGCCTGGGCGGCGACCGGCCCGACGGCACCGCACTCGGCGCTGAACTCGTACTCGGGAATCCCCCAGGCCGGTTACTACACCTCGGCGACCATCGCGAAGCTCAGGAGCCTCGGTGTACCGGCCTCCAAGCTGCTGCTGGGTATCGGTTTCTACGGGCGCGGCTGGACCGGCGTCACGCAGTCGGCGCCCGGCGGCACGGCGACCGGCCCCGCCGCGGGTACGTACGAGGCGGGCTTCGAGGACTACAAGGTGCTCAAGGCCAAGTGCCCCGCCACCGGCACCGTCGGCGGGACGGCGTACGCCAAGTGCGGGAGCGACTGGTGGAGTTACGACACCCCGGCGACCATCGGGACGAAGATGGCGTACAAGAACCAGCAGGGGCTGGGCGGCACGTTCTTCTGGGAGCTGAGCGGCGACACCTCGAACGGTGAGCTGATCAGGGCGATCAAGTAG
- a CDS encoding TetR/AcrR family transcriptional regulator produces MNSSRQSAAERPRARGTDRSQARRAELIAIGRKLFADRSYDALSMDDIARQAQVAKGLIYYYFQSKRGYYLAIVEDSVADLVTFASSGLAHAPVDRVHRTIDCYLRFAEHNQAAYRTIVSGGVGFDAEVHAIRDGVREAIVATIAEGAYGRQDIAPLARMGLFGWVCSVEGATLDWIDRPELSRDIMRELLVKMLGGAMRAIEELDPTYVTPEPARRDN; encoded by the coding sequence TTGAACAGTAGTCGTCAGTCCGCCGCCGAGCGTCCGAGGGCCCGCGGCACCGACCGCTCCCAAGCGCGTCGCGCCGAACTCATCGCCATCGGACGGAAGCTGTTCGCCGACAGGTCGTACGACGCGCTGTCGATGGACGACATCGCCCGTCAGGCGCAGGTCGCCAAGGGACTGATCTACTACTACTTCCAGTCCAAGCGCGGCTACTACCTCGCCATCGTCGAGGACTCGGTCGCCGACCTGGTCACCTTCGCGTCCAGCGGCCTCGCCCACGCCCCCGTGGACCGAGTGCACCGCACGATCGACTGCTACCTGCGTTTCGCCGAGCACAACCAGGCCGCCTACCGCACGATCGTCAGCGGCGGTGTCGGCTTCGACGCCGAGGTGCATGCCATCCGGGACGGGGTGCGCGAGGCGATCGTCGCGACCATCGCCGAAGGCGCGTACGGCAGACAGGACATCGCCCCGCTGGCGCGCATGGGTCTGTTCGGCTGGGTGTGCAGCGTGGAGGGCGCCACCCTCGACTGGATCGACCGGCCGGAACTCTCGCGCGACATCATGCGCGAACTCCTCGTGAAGATGCTGGGCGGCGCCATGCGCGCCATCGAGGAACTCGACCCGACGTACGTGACACCGGAGCCGGCCCGCCGGGACAACTGA